The following are encoded together in the Ovis aries strain OAR_USU_Benz2616 breed Rambouillet chromosome X, ARS-UI_Ramb_v3.0, whole genome shotgun sequence genome:
- the LDOC1 gene encoding protein LDOC1, whose amino-acid sequence MVDELVLLLHALLMRHRALSIENSQLMEQLRLLVCERATLLRQVRPPSCPVPFPETFDGESSRLPEFIVQTASYMLVNENRFCNDAMKVAFLISLLTGEAEEWVVPYIEMDSPILGDYRAFLDEMKQCFGWDDDEEDEDEDEEDEY is encoded by the coding sequence ATGGTGGATGAGCTGGTCCTGCTGCTGCACGCGCTTCTGATGCGGCACCGCGCCCTTAGCATCGAGAACAGCCAGCTCATGGAACAGCTTCGGCTGCTGGTGTGCGAGAGGGCCACCCTGCTGCGCCAGGTACGTCCGCCGAGCTGCCCTGTGCCCTTCCCCGAAACGTTTGACGGCGAGAGCTCCCGGCTCCCCGAGTTTATCGTGCAGACGGCGTCTTACATGCTCGTCAACGAGAACCGATTCTGCAACGACGCCATGAAGGTGGCATTCCTGATCAGCCTGCTCACCGGGGAAGCCGAGGAGTGGGTGGTGCCCTACATTGAGATGGATAGCCCCATCCTGGGCGATTACCGGGCCTTCCTCGATGAGATGAAACAGTGTTTTGGCTGGGATGACGACGAAGAAGACGAAGACGAAGATGAAGAAGATGAGTATTAG